Within Massilia endophytica, the genomic segment TGCTGCGCCACAAGGCCAAACCCGGCATCACGGGCTGGGCCCAGGTGAACGGCCTGCGTGGCGAAACAGAGACATTGGACAAGATGGAGGCGCGCATCCGCTACGACCTGGACTACCTGCGCAACTGGTCCCTGTGGCTGGACCTGTGGATCATCCTGCGCACCGTCAAGGTGGTGCTGCAGCGCCAGAACGCCCACTGAAAAGCGGGCGGGGAAAAGCGGCGCCGGGCATTGAAAAAATAAATTGCTTTCCATGCCGGATTTGAATTGTGCGCACCCTTTCCTTCGCTACAATGGCTTTACGAAGTTGCAAGTTTGTCCAGTTTCTTGCGCCGCGCACGATTGAAACAGTGTTGTCGTTTTTATCTCAATCTGATAATTTTGTAAATGTTTCCTGTGGTGATGTTTCCTCTCACCATGGCGCATACCTGACGAACCGGAGGAGTATCTTGAACCCACTACACCAAGCAAGCGCCGTCCCCGCCACCCGCAAGCTGCTGTGCGCAGCGCTGGCACTCGCGGCAGCCACGGCGCTCAGCGCCTGCGGCGACAAGGCCGCGGCGAAGAAGCCCGGCCAGGCCCTGGCCAGCGTCAATGGCGAGGAAATCACCGTGCTGCAGCTGAACGAGGAGCTGGGCCGCGTGAACCCGGCGGCGGCCCAGCAGGAGACCGCGCGCAAACAGCTGCTGGAGGCCCTGATCGACCGCCAGCTGCTGCAGAACGAAGCGAACAAGGAAAAGCTGGACCGCGACCCGAAGGTGGTGCAGGCCATCGAGCGCGCCAAGGCCCTGATCGTGGCCCAGGCCTATATGCAGAAGCGGGTGGGCAACCTGGCCCGTCCCACCAAGGAAGAGGTGGCGGCCTACTACAGCCAGAACCCGCAGTTCTTCGCCAACCGCAAGAGCTTCGACATGCGCGAGCTGGTGCTGGCCACGGCGGACGTGAACGACGAGGTGAAGAAGGCGATGGACGGCGCCAAGTCCCTGGAGGAAGTGGCCGTGTGGCTGGACAGCAAGGGCATCAAGTACAACCGCGCCCAGCTGACCCGCACCAGCGCCGAGCTGCCGCCTGAGCTGAGCAGCCGCCTGCTGGCCATGCCCAAGGGCCAGCTCTTCATCATCCGCGAGGGCGACCGCAGCATGCTGATCTCCATCGCCGAGACCAAGGATTCGCCGGTGGCGCTGGAGCAGGCCTCGGCCCAGATCGAGCAGTACCTCTTCAACAAGAAGAACAAGGAGGCGGCGGAGGCGGAGGTCAAGCGCCTGCGCTCCACCGCCAAGATCGAGTACATGAACGCGCCGGCCGGCGGCGCTGCGGCCACGGCGGCCGCTCCGGCGGCAGCGCCGGCGCCCGCCGTGCAGGCCGACGCGGGCAGTGCGCCCTCGGCCGATGCCGCCGCGCGCGGCGTGGCCGGCCTGAAATGATTTGTTTAACCTGATAAGCAAAGGCAGGGAAAAAAATGAAAAAACTGATGATGTGGGTAATGGCGCTCCTGATGGGGCTGGCGACGATGGGCTGGGCCAACGCCCAGGAAGCGACCCTGGGCGTGGGCGACGTGATCAAGATCACCGTGTACGGCAGCCCCGACCTCTCCACCGAGACCCGCGTGAGCGAAGCGGGCCAGGTCACCTTCCCCCTGCTGGGGCAGGTGAAGGTGGGCGGCCTGACCGTGGCCCAGGCCGAGAAGGAGCTGGGCCAGCGCCTGGAGAAGGGCGGCTTCCTGCGCAAGGCCCAGGTGAACATCCTGGTCACCGGCATCCAGAGCCAGCAGATCGCCGTGCTGGGCGCGGTGAACCGTCCCGGCCGCTATCCGATCGAGGGCAAGCGCTCCGTGCTGGACATGCTGGCCCTGGCGGGCGGCATGAATCCGGACGGCGCCGACACCATCAGCGTGATCCGCAAGCGTAACGGCCAGACCACCAAGGAAACCATCGACGTGGTCGAGATGATCCGCAACGGCGACCTGAACCGCGACTACGACCTGGGCGCCAACGACATCATCTACGTGGAGCGTTCGCCCCGCTTCTATATCTACGGCGAAGTGCAGCGTCCCGGCGCCTTCCGCCTGGAGCGCTCCATGACGGTGCTGCAGGCCCTGGCCGTGGGCGGCGGCCTGACCCCGCGCGGCACCGAGCGCGGCATGCAGATCAAGCGCCGCGGCCCGGACGGCAAGCTGCAGATCATCGACGCCGCCCGCGACGACATGGTACAGATCGACGACGTGGTCTATATCAAGGAAAGCTGGTTCTGATTCACCCCCTTTGACGAGACCACAACCATGAGTTTCTCCCAATTCCTGCTGATCCTGCGCGCCCGGCGCTGGATCCTGATCGCCACCGTGCTGCTCACGGTGTCGGTGACCCTGGTGGTCAGCCTGCTGCTGCCCAAGACCTACAAGGCGACGGCTTCGCTGCTGCTGAACTACAAGGGCATGGACCCCGTGACCGGCCTGACCATGCCGGGCCAGCTGCTGCCCGGCTACATGGCGACGCAGATCGACATCATCAGCTCCAAGAACGTGGCCCTGCGCGTGGTGGACCGCCTGCGCCTGGCCGAGAGCCCCAGCGTGGTGGCCCAGTTCCAGGAAGCCACGGGCGGCAAGGGCACGGTGCGCGACTGGCTGGCCGAGCTGCTGCTGGCCAAGCTGGACGTGAATCCCTCGCGCGAGAGCTCGGTGGTGGAAGTGGGCTTCAAGGGCAGCGACCCCGAGTTCGTGGCCGCCGTGGCCAACGCCTTCGCCGACGAGTACCAGCTGGTAAACACCCAGCTGAAGGTGGAGCCCATGAAGAAGGCTTCCAGCTACTTCAACGACCAGATCAAGCTGCTGCGCGACAACCTGGAAACGGCCCAGAGCCGCCTCTCCAAGTACCAGCAGGAGCACGGCATCGTCAGCGTCGACAACCGGGTGGACGTGGAATCGAACCGCCTGAACGACCTGTCGGCCCAGCTCGTGATGGCCCAGGGCCAGCTGGCCGAAGCGGCCTCGCGCCAGCGCCTGGCGGGCAACGAGTCGCCGGACGTGGCCAACAGCCCCCTGATCCAGAGCCTGAAGATCAACCTGGGCCAGGCCGAATCCAAGTTCGCCGAACTGTCGGCCCGCCTCAGCCCGAACCACCCGCAGTACCAGGCCGCCAAGTCGGAAGTGGACAAGCTGCGCTCGGCCCTGAACGAGCAGCTCAGGGTCACCTCCAACAGCGTGGGCGCCAATGCCGCCATCCTGCAGCAGCGCGAGGCCACCATCCGCGCCGCCCTGGAAGCCCAGAAGGCCAAGGTGCTTGAGCTGAACCGCACCCGCGACGAGATGAACGTGCTGAACAAGGACGTGGAGAGCGCCCAGCGCGCCTTCGACGCGGCCTCCCAGCGCCTGTCGCAGACCAATATCGAAGGCCAGTCCAACCAGTCCGAGATCGCCGTGCTGAATCCGGCCGTGGCGCCGATCAAGCCGGCCGGTCCCAAGATCCTGCTGAACACCGTGCTGGCAGGCATGCTGGGCACCATGCTGGGCCTGGGCTTCTCCATCCTGGCCGAGATGCTGAACCGCCGCGTGCGTTCGGAGAGCGACATCGCCGACGCCCTGCAGATTCCCGTGCTGGGCGCCATCGACTGGAAGGCCACGCCGCCGCGCCGCGCCGGCTTCATGAACTCTCTCACCATGCGCCGCCTGGGCGCTTCCTGATATGGACCCGATCATGACTCATCCTGCGCTTGCCAGTGCCGCCCAGCGGCACAACCCTCCCGCCGCGCGCGGCGACTCCAGCATCGGCGGCCTGCTGCTCGAATCCGGCAAGATCACGCCGGAAGCGGCAGAGCGCGTCCTGCGCATGCAGAAGGACCTGGGCATCCGCTTCGGCGAAGCGGCACAGCGCCTGGGCCTGGTGACCGAGGCCGATATCCAGCAGGTGCTGGCGCGCCAGTTCGACTATCCCTACCTGCTGCCGGGGCAGGGCAACTACTCGCCCCGCCTGCTGGCCGCCTACCAGCCCTTCAGCCCCCAGGTGGAAGCGCTGCGCGCGGTGCGCAGCCAGCTCATGCTGCGCTGGTTCGCCCGCGGCCGCAAATCGCTCGCCATCCTGGGCGTGAACGCGGGCGACGGCGCCAGCCTGTTCGCGGCCAACCTGGCGGTGGTGTTCTCCCAGCTGGGCGAACAGACCCTGCTGGTGGACGCCAACCTGCGCACGCCCAGCCAGCACGACATCTTCGACATCAAGACCCGCCAGGGCCTGTCGGACATGCTGGCCGGGCGCGCCGAACTCGACACGATCAACCGCATCGAGTCCTTCGTCGACCTCTCCGTGCTGCCTTCGGGCACCCTGCCGCCCAATCCGCAGGAGCTCCTGAGCCGCAGCGCGTTCAGCGAGCTCAATACGCGCCTGGAAGAGCGCTACGACGTGGTGCTCTACGATGCGGCCCCGTTCTCGGCCGGTTCCGACGGCGTGGCCCTGGCCGCGCGCGCGGGCGGCGCGCTGCTGCTGACCCGCCGCAACCAGACCCTGCTGGCGGAAGTGCATGCGCTGAGCCAGCAGCTGCACCAGAACGGCACCCAGATCGTCGGCTCCGTGATGGTGGAATTTTGATGTCCGAGACCGTCAAGCCGGCCATGGCTGCCAGCCTGTCCAAGCCCAGCCTGCGCGCCCTGGCGCCTGAATGGCTGCCGCTGGCGCTGGGCTTCCTGCTCATGTACGGCGTAGCCTTCTGGGGGCTCTTCCATGGCGTCTGGGCCAGCGAGGAGCAGGCTCACGGGCCCATCATCCTGATCCTGTCGCTGTGGCTGATCTGGCGCGCCTGGCCGGAGCTGCGCGCGCTCGCGCCTCGTCCGGCCCCGGCCGCGGCCTGGCCCCTGCTCGTCTTCGGCCTGCTGCTCTACATGCTGGGCGTTTCCCAGCAGGTGGACGCCTTTACCATTTCCTCCTTCATCGTGGTGCTGGGCGCGCTGCTGCTGATGAAGCTGGGCTTCCCGGCCCTGCGCCTGCTGTGGTTCCCCTTCTTCTTCATGCTGTTCATGATCCCCCTGCCCGGGGCCGTGGTCAGCACCCTGACCCTGCCGATGAAGATGGCGGTGTCCTATGTCACGGAGCAGCTGCTGTTCGCCTTCGGCTACCCCATTGCGCGCACCGGCGTGATCCTGCAGATCGGCCAGTACCAGCTGCTGGTGGCCGACGCCTGCGCCGGCCTGCAGACCCTGCTGACCCTGGAATCGCTCGGCCTGTTCTACCTGAACGTGGTGCGCCACACTTCGGCCTTCCGCAACATCATGCTGGCGCTGCTGATCATTCCGATCTCGTTCACGGCCAACGTGATCCGTGTGTGCGTGCTGACCCTCATCACCTTCTACTTCGGCGACGCGGCGGGGCAGGGCTTCCTGCACGGCTTCGCCGGCATGGTGCTCTTCGTCAGCGCCCTGGTCCTGATCATCGCCGTGGACTCCCTGCTGCAATGGGTGGCGCGCCGCCGCCTGAAGGCTGTCCCGGCAAGGAGTGCAATATGAAACGTGCAGTGGTATCGAGCGTGGTGGCCGGCGTGCTGATGGCCGCGTCGGCGGTCGGCGCCCAGATGCTGGTGCCGCGCCACATGCTGGCCGACTCGCTGCCCCCCGTGCAGCTGGCCGAGAGCATTCCCACCCGCTTCGGCGAGTGGCGCGAGGAGCAGCAGGGCATGTCTGCCGTCGTCAACCCCAGCGTGGAGGCGGAGCTGCGCAAGATCTACACCCAGACCCTGGGGCGCACCTATGTGAACCGGGACGGCTACCGCATCATGCTGTCCCTGGCCTATGGCGCCAACCAGAGCGACGGCCTGTCCATGCATTACCCCGAGATCTGCTATCCGGCCCAGGGCTTCGAGGTCACGGGCAACAGCAACGGTGTGCTCAATACCCCGCGCGGGCAGATCCCGGTCAAGCGCCTGCAGACCAACCTGGCGGGCCAGCGCTTCGAGCCCGTCACCTACTGGGGCACGGTGGGCGACAAGGTGGCGATCGGCGGCTTCGACAAGAAACTGGTCGAAATGCGCTACCGCCTGGGCGGGAATATCCCGGACGGCCTGCTGTTCCGCATTTCCGCCATCGACAGCGATCCGGCCCGCTCCTACGCCATCCAGGAGCGTTTCGTCAGCGAGCTGCAGGCGGCGTTGCCACCGGCCACACGCCTGCGCTTCATGGGGCTGAACTGAGGCGGCGCGCCGCCTTCACTGAGGGAGAAATGTTGTTGAAGACCTTGAAGAACGGTGTGCATCGGACCCTGATGCGCTGCCGCGAACCCCTGCGCTCCATGCGCGACCTCGGCTGGTCGGCGCGCAGCCGCTTCCGGGCGGCGCGCCGCTCGCCGGACTACCAGGCGGCCTTCGAGAAGGAGCTGCCCCTGGTGACGGTGTGCGTGGCCACCTACAACCGCGGCGAGCTGCTGGTGGAGCGCTGCCTGAAGTCCCTGCTGCGCCAGGACTATCCCCATCTGCAGATCGTGGTGGTGGGCGACTGCTGCACCGACGATACGGCGGAGCGCGTGGCGGCCCTGAACGACCCGCGCATCGAGTTCGTGAACCTCACGGAGCGCGGCAAGTATCCGGACGAGCCGCGCCACCGCTGGATGGTGGCGGGCACGGTGGCCATCAACCACGCCCTGTCGCTGGCGCGCGGCGACTTCGTCACCCACCTGGACGACGACGACGAGCATGCGCCGGACCGCGTCAGCAAGCTGCTGGCCCTGGCCCGCGCCACGCGCGCCGACTTCATCTGGCATCCCTTCGACTACGAGCGCGTGCCGGACGAATGGCATGTGAACCATGCGCCGGAGTTCGCCGTCAACAACGTGTCGACGTCCTCCGTGTTCTACCACCACTGGCTCAAGTCGGTGCCGTGGGATATCAACGCCTGGCGCTACAACGAGCCGGGCGACTGGAACCGTTTTCGCAAGATCCGCTACCTGGGCGTGAACGCCGTGCGCTCGCCCGAGCGCCTGCTCAAGCACTACCGCGAGCGCAATCAGAAGAAAGCCTGACATCATGAAAAAGATCTACGTCACCGAACCGGCCCTGCCGCCGCTGGACGAATTCGTGCCCTACCTGGAGAAGATCTGGGAAAGCAAGTGGCTCACGAATGCGGGCCCCTTCCACCACCAGCTGGAGGAGGAGCTGGCCTCCTACCTGGGCGTCAAGCACCTGGCCTTGTTCACCAATGCCACCATCGCGCTGGTGACGGCGCTTCAGGCCCTGCGCATCTCGGGCGAAGTGATCACCACGCCGTACTCCTTCGTGGCCACCGCCCACTCGCTCGTGTGGAATGGCATCAAGCCCGTGTTCGTGGACATCGACCCGCACACCTTCAATCTCGACCCGAAGAAGATCGAGGCGGCCATCACGCCCCAGACCACGGCCATCTTCCCCGTGCACGTCTACGGCACGCCCTGCGACGTGGACGAGATCCAGCGCATCGCTGACGTCTACGGCCTGAAGGTGATCTACGACGCGGCCCATGCCTTCGGCGTGCGCACCCAGGGCCAGAGCGTGCTCAATTTCGGCGACCTGTCAGTGCTGAGCTTCCACGCCACCAAGGCCTTCAACACCTTCGAGGGCGGCGCCATCATCTGCCCGGACGCCAAGACCAAGCAGCGCATCGACTACCTGAAGAACTTCGGCATCGCCGACGAGGTCACGGTCGTTGCCCCCGGCATCAATGGCAAGATGAGCGAATTCCAGGCCGCCTTCGGCCTGCTCCAGCTGAAGCACGTGGACAAGGTGCTGGAAAAGCGCGCCGCCATCGACGCGCGCTACCGCGAGCTGCTGCCCGCCATCAATGGCATCACCGTGCCCGCGCTGGCGCAGGCGGACCGCCTGAACCACTCCTACTTCCCCGTCTTCATCGAGCCGGACTACCCGCTGGGGCGCGATGAGCTGTACAGCTTCCTGCAGACCAAGGACATCATGACGCGGCGCTACTTCTACCCGCTGATCACGGAGTTCCCCATGTACCGCGGCCTGCCTTCGGCGCGCCCGGACCTGCTGCCGGTGGCCCACCACGTGGCCGACCGCGTGCTCTGCCTGCCCATCTTCCCGGATCTCCCGCTCGAACAGGTGGACCGCATCTGCGGCTTCCTCGCTTCGCCGCGCCGATAAAGGACCGAACGCATGGCTTCCTTCATGACCGAGAACGAGATCGCCGCCATCGGCTTTGCCCACGTGGGGCAGGGCGTGCAGATCTCGCGCCTGGCCTCCTTCCACAACCCCGGCCGCATCCGCATCGGCGACCGCTCGCGCATCGACGACTTCTGCGTGCTGTCGGCAGGCGAGGGCGGCATCGAGATCGGGCGCAACGTCCATATCGCCGTGATGTCCACGCTGATCGGCAAGGGCCGCATCACCGTGAGCGACTTCGCCAACATCTCCTCGCGCGTGGCCGTCTACTCCAGCAACGACGACTACAGCGGCGAGCACATGACCAACCCCACCGTGCCTGCCGCCTACACGAACATCACGAACGGTCCGGTGCACATCGGCCGCCACGTCATCATCGGCAGCGGCTCGGTGGTGACCCTGAACGTGACGATAGGCGAGGGCGTGGCCGTGGGCGCGCTGTCGCTCGTGCGCAGCGACTGCGAGCCCTTCGGCATCTACGTGGGCAGCCCGGCGCGCCGGGTGAAGGAGCGCAGCCGCCGCCTGCTGGAACTGGAACAGCAGCTGCTGCAGTCGGAACGGCAATGATCGCGCGGGCCGACAATAACAATTTCAACCCGATCCGCCTGGCCGCGGCCTGGCTGGTGCTGTTCTCGCACAGCTACCACCTGAGCGGCCTCCCTTATGCCGAACCGCTGATGCGCCTGACGGGCAACCAGATGACCTTCGGCACCTTCGCCGTGGGCGTCTTCTTCGCCATCAGCGGCTACCTGATCACGGGCAGCGCCTACTCGCGCAGCAGCCTCCGGTCCTTCCTCGACGCGCGCATCCGCCGCATCTTCCCGGCCCTCATTGCCGTGCTGCTGCTGACGGCCCTCGTGCTGGGACCGCTCATGACGCTGCTGCCCCTGTCCGACTATTTCGCCAGCAGCGCCGTCGCCACCTATGTGCTGCGCAACGCGGCCCTGCTGCGCCTGCAGTACGAACTGCCGGGCGTCTTCGCGGGCAATCCCTACGGCGCCGCCGTGAACGGCTCGCTGTGGACCCTGCCCATCGAGTTCGGCCTCTATCTTGCCGTGGGCGCCGCCGTCTGGCTGCTGCGCCGCACGGGGCAGGGCGGCAGCCGCCTCCTGCCCGGCATCGCCGCCGCTGCCGCCTGCCTGCTGGCCTGGGGCCTGCTGCTGAGCGGACGCAGCAGCGGCACCTACCTGCTCATTCCCTATTTTATGGTGGGCGCCCTGTGCCAGCTGTGGCGCGGCTGGCTGCCCCTGCACGGCGGCGCGGCGGCCGCACTGGGCCTGCTGTGGGCCGCGGCGGCGGCCTTCGAGCTCCCCGGTTTCGCCGTGTTCGCCTGCCTGGCCATCAGCTACGGCGCCTTGTGGATCGGCCGCCATCCGCGCTGGATCCTGCCTTTCAGCACCGAGCGCTGGGGCGACCTCTCGTATGGCGTCTACCTGTATGCCTTCCCCATCCAGCAGACCCTCGTGGCCCTTGGCGTGGCCGGGCCGGCGGCCGTGACCCTGGCGGCGACGCCTCTGGTGCTGGCCTGCGCCTGGCTGTCCTGGCACCTGGTGGAGGCGCGCTGCCTTGCGCCGCGCCGGCGCGGCTCGCATCCGGTGCCGGCGCCGGGCGTGGCGCCCCTGCAGAAAGCGGGTTCATGAGCGACCTGCGCCGGATCGCCGGCATGAGCATGGCGAAGGGATATGGAGTGCTGTTGTCGCTGGCCATGCTGTTCGTGTCGGCCAGGCTGCTGGGGCCGGAAGGGCGGGGCGAATTCGCTGCCGCCACCGCCTGGGCGGCGCTGTTCGCCACCTTGTGCAACCTGAGCCTGGGGCAGGCGCTGCAGCACCGCCTGCAGGCAGCGGCCGCCAAGCCCAGCCTGGGCGAGCAGCTGGGCACCCTGGGCGGCATGGCGGGCCTGCTGTCGGCCCTGGCGCTGGGCCTGGCCGCGGCCCTCTACCTGGGCAGCGGCGGGGCCCTGTTCAAGGGCATTGGGCCGCTGTCCATGGTCCTGGCCCTGGCCACGGTGCCGCTGCTGGTGTGGGAACAGTATTCGGGAAATATCGGCGCGGCCGCCTCGCAGACGGGGCTGCTGAACCGGGCGCAGTACATTGGCCGGACCGTGGGCTTTGCCGCCTTCTTCCTGCTGGTGATGGCGCTGGGGTGGGGGGTGGCGGGGGCGCTGAGCGCCCAGCTGATCGGGCAGCTGCTGGTGGGCCTGCTGGTGGCATGGCCCCTGTTCAAGCTGGCGGGCGGTTCGCTGAACTGGCTGCAGCGGGAAGTGAAGCCCCTGCTGCGCTCGGGGCTGGCGATCCATCTGACGACGGTGAGCGCCTTCCTGCTGGACCAGGTGAGCCTGCTGCTCATCAACCATCACCTGAGCAAGCCGGAGGTGGGCTGGTATCAGCTGGCGCAGCAGATGGTGGCGCTGATGCTGATCGTGCCGCAGAGCGCGCTGATGATCGTCTACGGCGGCCTGGCCAACAGCACGCCGGACGCCTACTGGCCGCGCCAGCGCCGCCTGAACTGGCGCCTGCTGGGCGGACTGGCGGGGCTGGCCGTGGCGGCCTGGCTGCTGGCGCCCCTGGTGGTGCCGCTGGTGGCGGGGCAGGCCTTCGCGCCCAGTGTGCCGCTGTTCCGCATGCTGCTGCCGACGGTGCTGGGCATCAGCCTGGCGCTGCTGATGACGCCGCAGTGGATCGGCCGCGGCCTGCTGCGCCTGAACATGGCGCTCACCTGCGTCACGGGCGCGGCGGTGGTGGCGGCCAGTTTCTGGGCCATTCCGCACTACGGCCTGGATGGTGCGGTGTGGGTGCGCCTGGGGGTCTATGCTGTATGGGTGCCACTGGCACAAATCGTATTTTGGCTCTGGTGCAACCGCCAGGCCGCGAAGGAGTAGATATGTTACGGAACGCAAGATTGATGCTGCCCAGAAGCAAACTGGTCGGCGCCATGCTGATGGGACTGGGCGCGCTCTTCCTCTGCCTGCTGCTCGGCCTCATGGCCGCCGTGATTCCGCCGGGCGGCCTGGTGCGCCTGATGGTGGTGCCGGGCGCCGTGGCCGCGCTCATCGCCATCTGGGTCCTGCCCAAGCAGCAGCGCGCGCCGGGCGGCTTCCTCCTCTTCCTTCTGCTCGGCCTGCTGGCCACCCTGAACCTGTGGCCGCCTTACGTCATCTACCGCTTCGGCGGCCTGCCTGCGCTCAGCCCCATCAAGCTGGCCTGGCTGGCCCTGCTGGTGCTGGGCGGCTACTGGGTGCTGTCGAGCAAGGAGATGATGCAGCGCGTGAAGGACCGCTGCCGCAGCCACAAGCTGCTGGTGCTGCTCGTGCCCACCCTCATGGCCTGGCGCATCCTCACCTCGGCCATGGGCGAGCAGCCCATTCCCCAGGTGCTGACCATGGTGACGGACGTGCTTTCCTGCTACATCTTCTTCTTCATCGTCCTGGCCGTGCTGCGCGACGCGGGGGACGTGCACCGCATGCTGTCCCTGCTGGTGGTGGTGGCGGTGGCCCAGGCCCTCCTCGCCAGCTACGAATCCATGGTGCGCCACACCCTGTTCGACCGTTTCATCTCCGTCAGCGCCGAGGATTCCGCGGTGCAGATGGACATCATCCGCCAGAAGTTCCGCGACGGCCGCTACCGCGCGCAGGGCACCTTCGAGCACCCCATGGTGCTGGCCGAATTCATGGGCATGATGGTGCCTCTGGCGGCGGCCCTCTTCGTCACCACCCGCAAGCGCTGGATGCGCTGGGGCAGCGCCGCCTTCCTGCCGCTGGCCGTGTTCGTCATCGGCGCCTCGGGCAGCCGCTCCGGCTTTGCCGTGCTGATGGCGGGCGCCCTGCTGGCCGCCATCCTGTGGCTGATGCCGCGCCGCCAGCTGCACGGGGGCTCCAGCCGCGGCGTGCTGCTGCTGGCCGCCATCGCGCTGCTGCTGCCCGTGATCCTGGGGGTAGGCTATGTGGTCCTGCAGGAGGTCATGGCCATGGTCGCGGGCCGCACGGCCAGCGAAGTCAGCAGCTCCATGATGCGCGTGCTGATGATGGAGCGGGGCATTCCCCTCGTGATGGACGAGCCCCTGTTCGGCTATGGCGGCGGCATGGGCGCCATCAAGCTGGGCTTCTATGACGGCACCCGCTTCAACATCGACAACTACTGGCTGGGCCTGAGCCTGGACGCAGGCCTGGTCGGCCT encodes:
- a CDS encoding glycosyltransferase family 2 protein — encoded protein: MLLKTLKNGVHRTLMRCREPLRSMRDLGWSARSRFRAARRSPDYQAAFEKELPLVTVCVATYNRGELLVERCLKSLLRQDYPHLQIVVVGDCCTDDTAERVAALNDPRIEFVNLTERGKYPDEPRHRWMVAGTVAINHALSLARGDFVTHLDDDDEHAPDRVSKLLALARATRADFIWHPFDYERVPDEWHVNHAPEFAVNNVSTSSVFYHHWLKSVPWDINAWRYNEPGDWNRFRKIRYLGVNAVRSPERLLKHYRERNQKKA
- the epsF gene encoding chain length determinant protein EpsF; the protein is MSFSQFLLILRARRWILIATVLLTVSVTLVVSLLLPKTYKATASLLLNYKGMDPVTGLTMPGQLLPGYMATQIDIISSKNVALRVVDRLRLAESPSVVAQFQEATGGKGTVRDWLAELLLAKLDVNPSRESSVVEVGFKGSDPEFVAAVANAFADEYQLVNTQLKVEPMKKASSYFNDQIKLLRDNLETAQSRLSKYQQEHGIVSVDNRVDVESNRLNDLSAQLVMAQGQLAEAASRQRLAGNESPDVANSPLIQSLKINLGQAESKFAELSARLSPNHPQYQAAKSEVDKLRSALNEQLRVTSNSVGANAAILQQREATIRAALEAQKAKVLELNRTRDEMNVLNKDVESAQRAFDAASQRLSQTNIEGQSNQSEIAVLNPAVAPIKPAGPKILLNTVLAGMLGTMLGLGFSILAEMLNRRVRSESDIADALQIPVLGAIDWKATPPRRAGFMNSLTMRRLGAS
- the epsI gene encoding exosortase-associated protein EpsI, B-type, which translates into the protein MKRAVVSSVVAGVLMAASAVGAQMLVPRHMLADSLPPVQLAESIPTRFGEWREEQQGMSAVVNPSVEAELRKIYTQTLGRTYVNRDGYRIMLSLAYGANQSDGLSMHYPEICYPAQGFEVTGNSNGVLNTPRGQIPVKRLQTNLAGQRFEPVTYWGTVGDKVAIGGFDKKLVEMRYRLGGNIPDGLLFRISAIDSDPARSYAIQERFVSELQAALPPATRLRFMGLN
- the epsG gene encoding chain length determinant protein tyrosine kinase EpsG translates to MTHPALASAAQRHNPPAARGDSSIGGLLLESGKITPEAAERVLRMQKDLGIRFGEAAQRLGLVTEADIQQVLARQFDYPYLLPGQGNYSPRLLAAYQPFSPQVEALRAVRSQLMLRWFARGRKSLAILGVNAGDGASLFAANLAVVFSQLGEQTLLVDANLRTPSQHDIFDIKTRQGLSDMLAGRAELDTINRIESFVDLSVLPSGTLPPNPQELLSRSAFSELNTRLEERYDVVLYDAAPFSAGSDGVALAARAGGALLLTRRNQTLLAEVHALSQQLHQNGTQIVGSVMVEF
- a CDS encoding EpsD family peptidyl-prolyl cis-trans isomerase, with amino-acid sequence MNPLHQASAVPATRKLLCAALALAAATALSACGDKAAAKKPGQALASVNGEEITVLQLNEELGRVNPAAAQQETARKQLLEALIDRQLLQNEANKEKLDRDPKVVQAIERAKALIVAQAYMQKRVGNLARPTKEEVAAYYSQNPQFFANRKSFDMRELVLATADVNDEVKKAMDGAKSLEEVAVWLDSKGIKYNRAQLTRTSAELPPELSSRLLAMPKGQLFIIREGDRSMLISIAETKDSPVALEQASAQIEQYLFNKKNKEAAEAEVKRLRSTAKIEYMNAPAGGAAATAAAPAAAPAPAVQADAGSAPSADAAARGVAGLK
- a CDS encoding DegT/DnrJ/EryC1/StrS family aminotransferase, with the protein product MKKIYVTEPALPPLDEFVPYLEKIWESKWLTNAGPFHHQLEEELASYLGVKHLALFTNATIALVTALQALRISGEVITTPYSFVATAHSLVWNGIKPVFVDIDPHTFNLDPKKIEAAITPQTTAIFPVHVYGTPCDVDEIQRIADVYGLKVIYDAAHAFGVRTQGQSVLNFGDLSVLSFHATKAFNTFEGGAIICPDAKTKQRIDYLKNFGIADEVTVVAPGINGKMSEFQAAFGLLQLKHVDKVLEKRAAIDARYRELLPAINGITVPALAQADRLNHSYFPVFIEPDYPLGRDELYSFLQTKDIMTRRYFYPLITEFPMYRGLPSARPDLLPVAHHVADRVLCLPIFPDLPLEQVDRICGFLASPRR
- the xrtB gene encoding exosortase B — translated: MSETVKPAMAASLSKPSLRALAPEWLPLALGFLLMYGVAFWGLFHGVWASEEQAHGPIILILSLWLIWRAWPELRALAPRPAPAAAWPLLVFGLLLYMLGVSQQVDAFTISSFIVVLGALLLMKLGFPALRLLWFPFFFMLFMIPLPGAVVSTLTLPMKMAVSYVTEQLLFAFGYPIARTGVILQIGQYQLLVADACAGLQTLLTLESLGLFYLNVVRHTSAFRNIMLALLIIPISFTANVIRVCVLTLITFYFGDAAGQGFLHGFAGMVLFVSALVLIIAVDSLLQWVARRRLKAVPARSAI
- the epsE gene encoding polysaccharide export protein EpsE; this encodes MKKLMMWVMALLMGLATMGWANAQEATLGVGDVIKITVYGSPDLSTETRVSEAGQVTFPLLGQVKVGGLTVAQAEKELGQRLEKGGFLRKAQVNILVTGIQSQQIAVLGAVNRPGRYPIEGKRSVLDMLALAGGMNPDGADTISVIRKRNGQTTKETIDVVEMIRNGDLNRDYDLGANDIIYVERSPRFYIYGEVQRPGAFRLERSMTVLQALAVGGGLTPRGTERGMQIKRRGPDGKLQIIDAARDDMVQIDDVVYIKESWF
- a CDS encoding acyltransferase, with the protein product MASFMTENEIAAIGFAHVGQGVQISRLASFHNPGRIRIGDRSRIDDFCVLSAGEGGIEIGRNVHIAVMSTLIGKGRITVSDFANISSRVAVYSSNDDYSGEHMTNPTVPAAYTNITNGPVHIGRHVIIGSGSVVTLNVTIGEGVAVGALSLVRSDCEPFGIYVGSPARRVKERSRRLLELEQQLLQSERQ
- a CDS encoding acyltransferase family protein; translation: MIARADNNNFNPIRLAAAWLVLFSHSYHLSGLPYAEPLMRLTGNQMTFGTFAVGVFFAISGYLITGSAYSRSSLRSFLDARIRRIFPALIAVLLLTALVLGPLMTLLPLSDYFASSAVATYVLRNAALLRLQYELPGVFAGNPYGAAVNGSLWTLPIEFGLYLAVGAAVWLLRRTGQGGSRLLPGIAAAAACLLAWGLLLSGRSSGTYLLIPYFMVGALCQLWRGWLPLHGGAAAALGLLWAAAAAFELPGFAVFACLAISYGALWIGRHPRWILPFSTERWGDLSYGVYLYAFPIQQTLVALGVAGPAAVTLAATPLVLACAWLSWHLVEARCLAPRRRGSHPVPAPGVAPLQKAGS